Below is a window of Sporosarcina ureae DNA.
TAGAAGAATAGTTCTGCCGCTTCGCGTGTACCTGATCCTTCTTCGCGCAACAACCAAATATCATCTTCTAACTCAGTAATGGATTGACGTCCTTTTTTCTGTGCAAGTGGGTGATCGACGGAAGTGACGACGTACATTTCATCTTCTGCAAAATCTTCATTCTGCAAAGGCGCGGCTTCCTTAAAGTGTCCCTCGATCAAGCCTACATCGAGCTGGTGAGTGATGACTAGTTCCGCAATGTCTGCTGTATTGCCAATCGTCACTTGCGGTTCGATCAATGGATAATCCGCGACAAGCTTGGACAGGATGTGTGGAAGAACATACTCTCCAAACGTATAGCTGGCACCGATCGTAAGTGGACCACTTGCTTTGTTAGCTAAGTCATCAACTAAATTCTGCATTCTAGAATACAGTCCGATGATTTCTTTTGCGTGATGATAGACAATTTCTCCAGCTTGATTGAGCCGCACGTATTTATTAGTCCGCTCAAGTAGTCGAACGCCAATGGATTCTTCTAATGAACGGATATACTGACTGACAGCGGGTTGTGTCATATGCAGTTCTTCCGCTGCTCTTGAAAAGTTCTTTTTCTCGGCTACTTCGATGAATACTTGCAGTTGCTGGTCGATGACAAAGCAACTCCTTTCCATGTATATCGTTTTACTTATCATACCTATTATAAATTGTTATTTCTCTTATAGCGAATGCTTTTATATACTTGTGTCAGGAGGTGATGTCATCGTGGTTACTTCAAAAATGATTCCGGAACAGCATGAACCGAAACATCCATCCAAATGGGTATCATGGGTCGGTGGAATAGCATTTACATTCTTCATTGCATTTTTAGGGTATTTATTAGCAAAGGTACCAGGTTTCGATCATATCGGACAACTGGCATGCGCAATTATTATCGCGGTAGCATACCGTCAAATCTTCGGCTATCCTGAAATAATCCGAAGTGGGATCGCATTTTCATCGAAGCGTTTACTACGTGCTGCTATTATTTTATATGGGTTGAAATTAAATATAGATACAGTCTTAAGTGACGGTCTTGGCTTACTCGCTCGAGATGTAGGGGTCATCATTTTTGCCATCTTCATGACGATCTGGCTTGCTAAAGTATTTAAAGCAGATAAAAATATTTCCTTGCTCTTAGGGGTCGGAACAGGGGTCTGTGGCGCGGCTGCCATTGCTGCAGTTGCACCAATCATTAAGGCAAAAGATGAAGATACCGCAATTGGTGTAGGAATTATCGCGTTAATGGGTACCGTGTTTGCGATTGGCTACACTATTTTACGTCCGATCCTTCCGCTTGATTCAATCGAGTACGGAATGTGGGCAGGAATCAGTTTACATGAAGTGGCGCATGTTGCATTAGCTGGTGCACCTGCAGGAGAAGACGGTTTAGCTATAGCTTTACTAGCCAAGCTCGGTCGTGTATTCCTATTAGTACCACTCTGCTTTATCTTGATTTTCATAATGAGACGCAAAAACAAAGATACTGACGAATCGGGTGCTAAAATAGAGTTTCCATGGTTCTTAGTAGGATTCATTGTCTTAAGTGTCCTCGGAAGCTATGTATTCGGACATTCTATTCCCGTTTCTGACAACGTAATGGAAGGCGTCTTCACACTGACCACATGGTTACTGACAGCGGCTATGGTAGGACTTGGACTAAACGTCAGTCTACGAGACTTAAAAGATCGTGCGATGCGTCCGCTAGCTGCTATGACAGTAACATCCATCCTACTATCCGTCATCGCGTACTGTATTATTTAATAGATTATTCCAATGAAGGCCAGCAGGAGAGAACAT
It encodes the following:
- a CDS encoding LysR family transcriptional regulator, which translates into the protein MDQQLQVFIEVAEKKNFSRAAEELHMTQPAVSQYIRSLEESIGVRLLERTNKYVRLNQAGEIVYHHAKEIIGLYSRMQNLVDDLANKASGPLTIGASYTFGEYVLPHILSKLVADYPLIEPQVTIGNTADIAELVITHQLDVGLIEGHFKEAAPLQNEDFAEDEMYVVTSVDHPLAQKKGRQSITELEDDIWLLREEGSGTREAAELFFYQSGFYPKRIMQFSSTQPIKESVEAGLGVSLLSQWAIQKELHYGDMKALSIKGTPFKRHFSIVTNSPFQTKALQVFIELLKNSEELTVLNVRSEG
- a CDS encoding YeiH family protein; translated protein: MIPEQHEPKHPSKWVSWVGGIAFTFFIAFLGYLLAKVPGFDHIGQLACAIIIAVAYRQIFGYPEIIRSGIAFSSKRLLRAAIILYGLKLNIDTVLSDGLGLLARDVGVIIFAIFMTIWLAKVFKADKNISLLLGVGTGVCGAAAIAAVAPIIKAKDEDTAIGVGIIALMGTVFAIGYTILRPILPLDSIEYGMWAGISLHEVAHVALAGAPAGEDGLAIALLAKLGRVFLLVPLCFILIFIMRRKNKDTDESGAKIEFPWFLVGFIVLSVLGSYVFGHSIPVSDNVMEGVFTLTTWLLTAAMVGLGLNVSLRDLKDRAMRPLAAMTVTSILLSVIAYCII